In the genome of Gemmatimonadaceae bacterium, the window CGTTGCGCACTCTCTCGGATGCCGCATTGCGCTGGAGACAGTAGACCGCATACGTGCCCGTACATCGCTCGTGATCCGTTACGTATGCCTCATGGCGGCGGCGGTTCCGTCAGAGATGCTCGAGCCAGGCGGGCGCTACTACGCGCTGATGAATGAGCTGGCCGCGGAGAGCACGGAGATCAAGGTTCTGCACTCCAGGCAGGATCCGGTCCTTCATCTGGCGTTTCCTTTTGGGCAGGCTCTCGCCGGCTTCGACGAAGCATCAGGCAGAGCGCTCGGCCGGTACGGCCCCATGCCCACAATGCCGGGCTTCGGCGCGACGCTCACCGAGTGCGAGATATCCGGCGCACAGCACGGTGATTACTGGGGCCAGGGCAGATCGGAGGCTTCTCTCGCTGCAACAGAAGTGGCCGGCCGATTCCTCGCATTGAGAGATATCGATCGCGAGCTCGGGATGCCGAGAGTTCTCGGAGCGCCGATGGAGTCGATTCCCGTGCGAGAGCTGGGCGACTCCCGGGAATTTTAGCTGCTGGATCGGTGCGCCTGACCTCTTACCCTCGTTTCGGACGTCTTCGGCGAGCCAAAAAAAGGGCGCGTCAGCGACGCGCCCTTTTTCTCCGGGACACGAGCGCGCCTCACTCTACGATGGTGGGTCTCTTTATGGCGAAGTATGCCCCGGCGCTCGCACCTGTCACAATGATGTTTTGCTGGCCGGTCGTGATTTCGAGCCGCAGGACAACCGCTCCGCCATTGATCGTTAGCGGGCTGCGCGACTTGGATGCGAGCACCTGGGTCGGAAAGTAGATAGTCCCGTTGAACGTCGCTGCAGCGCTGCTGCCAAGGGAGTTCACCCACGGTTCGCCGGACGGGTCCAGCGCCGGCGACGCGGCCGGATCCTGATAGAAAAGAATTCCCGGCATGGGGCACAGGACGGCGTCGTAGACGGTG includes:
- a CDS encoding alpha/beta hydrolase, giving the protein MGRDKKRPAGYSPQLELYLRKKREGGSLRVPSIFHGGLDAIARRECLVLIHGFNNTEGEAAAAYFGFRGRETEIFQPGDPSAFDRRFGDVFWPGDADWWWFFDNVDFLIYPSAVHTAVKAGEQLANLLFQMPNLERVDFVAHSLGCRIALETVDRIRARTSLVIRYVCLMAAAVPSEMLEPGGRYYALMNELAAESTEIKVLHSRQDPVLHLAFPFGQALAGFDEASGRALGRYGPMPTMPGFGATLTECEISGAQHGDYWGQGRSEASLAATEVAGRFLALRDIDRELGMPRVLGAPMESIPVRELGDSREF